From Triticum aestivum cultivar Chinese Spring chromosome 4A, IWGSC CS RefSeq v2.1, whole genome shotgun sequence, a single genomic window includes:
- the LOC123088522 gene encoding uncharacterized protein, with product MALRTLAARVRTSSAAVRLQAPAVGISPPPGGRPNLHSAAAATRRLSPPSGGRPPITLSRNLGSSPREDAARKMVLETAATLEHLEKTYETFKARVGLLEKAATFLKWSWACIIPVPLVYAIAQHY from the exons ATGGCGCTGCGAACTCTGGCGGCGAGGGTGCGGACTTCGAGCGCCGCGGTCCGCCTCCAGGCGCCGGCCGTCGGCATCTCCCCTCCGCCCGGCGGCCGCCCCAAcctccactccgccgccgccgccacccgccgcctctCCCCTCCGTCCGGCGGCCGTCCCCCCATCACCCTCAGCAGGAATCTG GGAAGTTCTCCACGTGAAGATGCTGCTCGGAAGATGGTGCTTGAGACTGCTGCCACACTTGAACATCTGGAGAAGACTTACGAAACGTTCAA ggcACGCGTTGGATTACTAGAGAAGGCAGCCACGTTTCTGAAGTGGTCGTGGGCTTGCATTATCCCTGTGCCTTTGGTTTACGCCATTGCGCAGCATTATTAG